From a single Drosophila sulfurigaster albostrigata strain 15112-1811.04 chromosome 3, ASM2355843v2, whole genome shotgun sequence genomic region:
- the LOC133843378 gene encoding uncharacterized protein LOC133843378 isoform X2: MGVTDFIESVKRWTVNQLDRKSKQEEELKPVRQIPNLGEDIQMVVQTPEFENVMNSVSPFLLASLGAWPGYWLYRGFDYHSHRAYVPLPVYIRQTFYQAKMLQFFIIMAGIIYMAKHQTGEHVFPVNHKIDD, translated from the exons atgGGTGTAACGGACTTCATCGAAAGCGTCAAGCGCTGGACTGTGAATCAACTGGATCGCAAATCAAAGCAGGAGGAAGAGTTGAAGCCCGTGCGTCAAATTCCCAACTTGGGCGAAGACATTCAAATGGTTGTGCAAACGCCAGAGTTTGAGAATGTCATGAATTCGGTTTCGCCATTTTTGTTGGCCAGCTTGGGCGCTTGGCCGGGTTATTGGCTATATCGGGGCTTTGACTATCACTCTCACAGGGCTTATGTGCCGCTGCCCGTTTACATAAGACAG ACCTTCTACCAAGCAAAGATGTTGCAGTTTTTCATCATTATGGCTGGCATAATTTATATGGCCAAGCATCAGACTGGCGAACACGTATTTCCAGTCAATCACAAAATTGATgattaa
- the LOC133843378 gene encoding uncharacterized protein LOC133843378 isoform X1: protein MDALRNTFRTFFRRNLDDVEEHEQLNADEMLDLMQQQQQSTTEQSDEGFNITTSDPPIEGGALALPGTARNIGETGPSINYQVEFLNFIERNTPSGFANKFQHLVPYLALGFVTWPSYWLWRGYQWETRRRTERIGVYIQRTFQHAKLMQVAILTVGFLMASAQGATASSLPIHEVAYNRDSTPDNDEDD, encoded by the exons ATGGATGCACTACGCAACACTTTCCGCACATTTTTCCGTCGTAATCTCGATGATGTCGAGGAGCATGAACAACTCAATGCTGACGAAATGTTGGATctaatgcaacagcagcaacaatcaaCAACGGAACAGAGCGATGAGGGTTTCAATATAACCACCTCGGATCCACCAATTGAGGGAGGCGCACTTGCCTTGCCTGGAACAGCGCGAAATATTGGCGAGACGGGACCATCGATAAACTATCAGGTCGAATTTCTCAATTTCATTGAGCGCAATACGCCTTCTGGTttcgcaaacaaatttcagCATCTTGTGCCCTATCTGGCCCTTGGCTTCGTCACCTGGCCAAGCTATTGGCTCTGGCGTGGCTATCAATGGGAGACAAGACGTCGCACCGAACGCATTGGCGTGTACATCCAAAGA ACCTTTCAGCATGCCAAGCTAATGCAAGTGGCGATCTTGACGGTGGGTTTCCTTATGGCCAGTGCCCAAGGCGCAACTGCATCCAGTCTGCCCATACATGAAGTCGCATACAATCGGGATTCAACGCCAGATAATGATGAAGATGATTAG